In Synergistales bacterium, the genomic stretch ACGGCCCCCTGGCACCTCCCGATGTTGGCGTATGCCCTCTGTTGCCCGGTCACTGCCCGTATCAGCTCATCACCTTGGAGAACAACCCGGTGAGCAATACATCTATCACGCCGAGATAGGCCGCTACCATAAATGTCACTGCAATAACGACAAGGGTAGAATACCACACCTGCTGCTTTCCCGGCCATGTAACCTTTTTGAGCTCTGCCCTTGCTTCTCTGATGAACGAGAACAACCGTCGCACTACCTCGGCCTCCTGACTCCAACTGTTCGATTTTTGGCAGGCCCGGCAGGACTTGAACCCGCAACCCCCGGTTTTGGAGACCGGCGCTCTGCCAGTTGAGCTACGGACCTGCGAACGAGGGGTATTATATCCTACTTGCTTTCCTTGTGCAAGGTATGGGTTTTACACCACTTGCAGTATTTCTTCTTTTCCAGCTTCTTCTTCTGGGTCCTCTTGTTCACCGAGGTAGAGTAATTCTTTCTCTTGCATTCCTTGCACTGCAACGATACGATATCCGCCATTCCTATGCGCCTCCGAACTATTCTATAATCTCTGTGACAACACCGGCGCCGACGGTCCGGCCGCCTTCACGAACGGCGAAGCGCAGGCCTTCTTCCATGGCCACCGGCACGATCAGGTTCACCTCAAACTGCGAGTTGTCGCCGGGCATGACCATCTCCACGCCTTCCGGAAGCTTGATGTCGCCGGTCACGTCGGTGGTCCGGAAATAGAACTGCGGCT encodes the following:
- the rpmG gene encoding 50S ribosomal protein L33: MADIVSLQCKECKRKNYSTSVNKRTQKKKLEKKKYCKWCKTHTLHKESK
- the secE gene encoding preprotein translocase subunit SecE, whose translation is MRRLFSFIREARAELKKVTWPGKQQVWYSTLVVIAVTFMVAAYLGVIDVLLTGLFSKVMS
- the tuf gene encoding elongation factor Tu (EF-Tu; promotes GTP-dependent binding of aminoacyl-tRNA to the A-site of ribosomes during protein biosynthesis; when the tRNA anticodon matches the mRNA codon, GTP hydrolysis results; the inactive EF-Tu-GDP leaves the ribosome and release of GDP is promoted by elongation factor Ts; many prokaryotes have two copies of the gene encoding EF-Tu); this encodes PQFYFRTTDVTGDIKLPEGVEMVMPGDNSQFEVNLIVPVAMEEGLRFAVREGGRTVGAGVVTEIIE